In Metarhizium brunneum chromosome 3, complete sequence, a genomic segment contains:
- the maoN_1 gene encoding Monoamine oxidase N: protein MASKDGYSWTKADGLRAGIPCLGAIQPASNITNTDIEYDVIVVGAGYSGLTAARDTSVAGLKVLLLEARDRIGGRSWSSNIEGYPYEMGGTWVYWGQATVWREIARYGMQDELEISHDFSRGINRFLLAGAEGTQSLTHDQEDALMQSGLSKLVNVDGVHGRNVIPFPHSGLLNPQARQYDRVSVADRLAAINNELTPNERLCVEAFVLLCSGATLETTSLYEFLHWWALCGYSYDGCVNHLVRYKFKRGQSSFAVRFFGEALASGNLSYALGQPVAAVRDSPAGLVAVTTRGGQTFRARRMVCAVPLNVLPDVRFDPPLSGGREAAARAGHVNQTVKVHAEIADRDLRSFTGVSYPHNALIYGFGDGETPRGNTHVVAFGGQHNHFHPEDSIERTIEAFQGFAPMNVERIVFHNWSRDEFAKGAWFFSAPGMLADHLQDMRERQGDIFFSCSDWALGWRSFIDGAIEEGGRAATAVRADLLGRAKI from the exons ATGGCCTCCAAGGACGGATACTCGTGGACCAAGGCGGACGGCCTGCGCGCCGGCATCCCCTGCCTCGGAGCCATCCAGCCAGCTtccaacatcaccaacacAGACATAGAGTACgacgtcatcgtcgtcggcgcagGGTACTCTGGTCTCACGGCCGCCCGCGACACAAGCGTAGCAG GCCTCAAGGTGCTTCTCCTCGAGGCCCGGGACCGCATCGGCGGCCGCTCGTGGTCCTCCAACATCGAGGGATACCCGTACGAAATGGGCGGCACCTGGGTGTACTGGGGCCAGGCGACCGTCTGGCGAGAAATCGCCCGCTACGGGATGCAGGACGAGCTGGAAATATCGCACGACTTCAGCAGAGGCATCAACCGGTTCCTGCTAGCCGGGGCCGAAGGCACGCAGAGCCTCACCCACGACCAAGAA GACGCGCTGATGCAGTCAGGCCTGTCCAAGCTCGTCAACGTAGACGGCGTCCACGGCCGCAACGTCATCCCCTTTCCTCACAGCGGCCTGCTCAACCCCCAAGCCCGGCAGTACGACCGCGTCTCGGTGGCCGACCGCctggccgccatcaacaacgaGCTGACGCCCAACGAGCGCCTCTGCGTCGAGGCCTTTGTCCTGCTCTGCAGCGGCGCCACGCTGGAAACCACCTCGCTGTACGAGTTCCTCCACTGGTGGGCGCTCTGCGGCTACTCGTACGACGGCTGCGTCAACCACCTCGTCAGGTACAAGTTCAAGCGCGGCCAGTCGTCCTTTGCGGTGCGCTTCTTCGGCGAGGCCCTCGCCTCGGGGAACCTGAGCTACGCGCTGGGccagcccgtcgccgccgtccgcGACTCGCCCGCCGGCCTGGTGGCCGTCACCACGCGCGGCGGCCAGACCTTCCGCGCGAGGAGGATGGTCTGCGCCGTGCCGCTCAACGTCCTGCCCGACGTGCGCTTCGACCCGCCGCTCTCCGGGGGCAGGGAGGCCGCCGCCCGGGCCGGCCACGTCAACCAGACGGTCAAGGTGCACGCCGAGATTGCCGACCGCGACCTGAGGTCCTTCACCGGCGTCAGCTACCCCCATAACGCGCTCATTTATGGtttcggcgacggcgagacgCCGCGGGGGAACACGCATGTCGTTGCGTTTGGGGGGCAGCATAACCACTTCCACCCGGAGGATAGTATTGAGCGCACCATTGAGGCTTTCCAGGGCTTCGCGCCAATGAATGTGGAGAGGATT GTCTTTCACAACTGGTCTCGTGACGAGTTTGCAAAGGGAGCGTG GTTCTTTTCTGCGCCGGGCATGTTGGCAGACCACCTGCAAGACATGAGGGAGCGACAGGGAGACATCTTCTTTTCCTGCTCTGACTGGGCACTGGGCTGGCGCAGCTTCATTGATGGTGCGATTGAGGAAGGAGGAAGGGCGGCTACGGCTGTGCGGGCCGACTTGCTTGGACGAGCCAAGATTTGA
- the het-6_6 gene encoding Heterokaryon incompatibility protein 6, OR allele, producing the protein MAMTVLSSPTTISAHASSPSRIDEPYASRPLEAAADGIRLVTIDPELTPDGLLSCQLQTTTFARRPRYETLSYRWGDESCRCSIVVDGAELYVTANLFEALQYFRTHARQAALWIDAICINQRDTPERSSQLRIMPHIYARAESTLVWLGGRYINLPIDLGPDSPGAEPNADIRDRVMADAYWQRVWILQEIGKARRIHLCFGREPAEWDAFISWIRRHNGADQDDGVGPLRLDRLRRHKYDGSCSLRQLLESHASALSKDPRDKIYGLVGLSTDGRGFPMDYSKTLLEVWCDTMHFMSRHELLPSDCDARVRFCRLVRDLLGGEAALGSVGGVVQLRNDAGDESFHDSHGRAPAGPLALSALSFFAEVYGVVVSLGPSASELLSSLDLVDAWEAELQRLYRGDLDSAHMENDGLMRRILDSPDGRLVALSGFQNHRVVFHGPEMYGAYWPFMHRRSPGPPPGLQGAWAHETATPDEPRLAMLKMSSAPWDQTPYKLAFVPPDTRQGDLVCRVDGHPMKRVVVRPAPEDHSNDVRMHICGTALTVRDVLADGGFDDGSVHMSYKLDLMMDARTLYALIFGNHDERLETLLETLQVQ; encoded by the coding sequence atggccatgaccgTGTTGTCCTCGCCAACAACCATCTCTGCACACGCATCGTCACCATCGCGCATCGATGAACCATACGCAAGCCGCCCGTTGGAGGCCGCGGCCGACGGCATTCGCCTCGTCACCATCGACCCGGAGCTGACGCCCGACGGGCTCCTCTCATGCCAGCTGCAGACCACAACCTTTGCGCGCCGCCCGCGGTACGAAACGCTCTCGTACCGCTGGGGCGATGAGTCTTGCCGGTgcagcatcgtcgtcgacggcgcggAACTGTACGTGACGGCCAACCTGTTCGAGGCGCTGCAGTACTTCCGCACCCACGCGCGCCAGGCGGCCCTCTGGATCGACGCCATCTGCATCAACCAGAGAGACACCCCCGAGCGCAGCAGCCAGCTGCGCATCATGCCGCACATCTACGCGCGCGCCGAGTCGACGCTCGTGTGGCTGGGCGGCCGATACATTAACCTGCCCATCGACCTGGGGCCCGACTCGCCGGGCGCCGAGCCCAACGCCGACATCAGAGACAGGGTCATGGCCGACGCCTACTGGCAGCGCGTGTGGATATTGCAGGAAATTGGTAAGGCGCGACGAATTCACCTCTGCTTCGGCCGCGAGCCCGCCGAATGGGACGCCTTCATCTCGTGGATCCGGCGGCACAACGGGGCCGACCAAGACGACGGTGTAGGTCCCCTGCGTCTGGACCGGCTCCGGAGGCACAAGTACGACGGCAGCTGCTCGCTGCGCCAGCTCCTCGAAAGCCAcgcctcggccttgtccaagGACCCCCGGGACAAGATCTACGGGCTCGTCGGGCTGTCCACCGACGGCCGCGGGTTCCCCATGGACTACAGCAAGACGCTGCTCGAGGTGTGGTGCGACACGATGCACTTCATGAGCCGCCACGAGCTGCTGCCGTCCGACTGCGACGCGCGCGTCCGCTTCTGCCGCCTCGTGCGCGACCtcctgggcggcgaggccgcGCTGGGctccgtcggcggcgtcgtccaGCTGCGCAACGACGCGGGCGACGAGTCCTTCCACGACTCGCACGGCCGGGCGCCCGCGGGACCGCTGGCCCTCTCGGCGCTGTCCTTCTTCGCCGAGGTCTACGGCGTCGTCGTGTCGCTGGGCCCCTCGGCCAGCGAGCTGCTCTCGTCgctcgacctcgtcgacgccTGGGAGGCCGAGCTGCAGCGCCTGTACCGCGGCGACCTGGACAGCGCGCACATGGAAAACGACGGCCTGATGCGCCGCATCCTCGACAGCCCGGAcggccgcctcgtcgccctctcGGGCTTCCAGAACCACAGGGTCGTCTTCCACGGGCCCGAGATGTACGGCGCCTACTGGCCGTTTATGCACCGCCGCTCGCCGGGCCCGCCGCCGGGCCTGCAGGGCGCCTGGGCTCACGAGACGGCCACCCCCGACGAGCCCCGGCTGGCCATGCTCAAGATGTCCTCGGCCCCGTGGGACCAGACGCCCTACAAGCTGGCGTTTGTGCCGCCCGACACGCGGCAGGGCGACCTCGTCTGCCGCGTCGACGGCCACCCCATGAAGAGGGTCGTCGTGCGCCCGGCCCCCGAGGACCACTCCAACGACGTGAGGATGCACATTTGCGGCACCGCCCTGACTGTCAGGGACGTCCTGGCCGACGGGGGCTTCGACGACGGCAGCGTCCACATGTCGTATAAGCTGGACTTGATGATGGACGCGAGGACCCTGTACGCCTTGATTTTCGGGAACCATGATGAGCGGCTGGAGACATTGCTGGAGACACTGCAAGTGCAGTAG
- the psd3_0 gene encoding Phosphatidylserine decarboxylase proenzyme 3, giving the protein MALHQVDPLVQDFINVVNGRKGWKKNFETAITTARERAEEDMNRQEIYNLPDFFRYVNDFLHWVPRVDGPGDEVLQKLCVFYWVFEQPSVRDYQSELDPDNTSGPLTFMSYWLVNYAQQMGSFLDRPESLTTETLETFYKNPKYNDGASQWLEPRGGWKSFNQFFARHLKPGSRPIAAPNNSKVIVMPADSTFDNWANIVNGVVTFPDGTAEVKLKGISWKVSDLLQDSDYRDRFQNGVFMHSFLSTNDYHRQHASVGGKVLEVKNIQGQVYLEVDVSSERGGGLVPIRPLPLPRRRSGPGSGPERGIVPPDRAGYQWCQTRGLVVIDGGDVGFVAILPIGMAQVSSVVMTAQVGTTLAKGDEISYFQFGGSDVVVVFEKHVTFVENPSRRHFKMGEKIATFN; this is encoded by the coding sequence ATGGCTCTTCATCAGGTTGACCCCCTTGTTCAAGACTTCatcaatgttgtcaatggAAGAAAGGgatggaagaagaatttCGAGACGGCCATCACAACTGCCCGCGAgcgcgccgaggaggacatgAACCGTCAAGAAATCTACAATCTGCCCGATTTCTTCCGTTACGTCAATGACTTCCTGCACTGGGTGCCAAGGGTCGACGGCCCCGGGGACGAGGTCCTCCAAAAGCTGTGCGTCTTCTACTGGGTCTTTGAGCAGCCCAGCGTCCGCGACTATCAAAGCGAGCTGGATCCCGACAACACCAGCGGCCCTTTGACCTTCATGTCCTACTGGCTTGTCAACTACGCCCAACAAATGGGGAGCTTCCTGGATCGTCCGGAATCCCTCACGACGGAGACCCTGGAGACATTCTACAAGAATCCCAAATACAACGACGGGGCGTCTCAATGGCTCGAGCCGCGCGGCGGCTGGAAGTCGTTTAACCAATTCTTCGCCCGGCATCTGAAACCTGGATCTCGGCCCATCGCCGCGCCGAACAATTCCAAGGTCATTGTCATGCCGGCAGATTCCACCTTTGATAACTGGGCGAACATTGTAAACGGCGTCGTCACTTTCCCCGACGGCACGGCTGAAGTCAAGCTCAAGGGAATCTCTTGGAAGGTGAGCGACTTGCTGCAGGACAGCGACTACAGGGACCGCTTTCAGAACGGCGTATTCATGCACTCGTTCCTCTCGACGAATGACTATCATCGGCAACATGCTTCTGTGGGTGGAAAGGTGCTCGAGGTCAAGAACATACAGGGCCAGGTTTACCTCGAGGTTGACGTTTCGTCCGAGAGGGGAGGGGGCCTGGTGCCAATTAGGCCGTTGCCgctgcctcggcggcgatCGGGGCCGGGATCAGGGCCGGAAAGGGGTATTGTCCCTCCAGACCGCGCTGGATACCAGTGGTGCCAGACACGCGGCCTTGTTGTGATTGACGGCGGTGACGTTGGCTTTGTTGCTATATTGCCGATTGGCATGGCGCAGGTCTCGTCCGTCGTCATGACGGCTCAAGTGGGCACTACCTTGGCCAAGGGCGATGAGATATCGTACTTTCAGTTTGGCGGATCCGACGTGGTCGTCGTCTTTGAGAAACATGTCACGTTTGTCGAGAATCCGTCGCGTCGGCATTTCAAGATGGGCGAGAAAATTGCCACGTTTAATTGA